The following proteins are encoded in a genomic region of Callospermophilus lateralis isolate mCalLat2 chromosome 5 unlocalized genomic scaffold, mCalLat2.hap1 SUPER_5_unloc_2, whole genome shotgun sequence:
- the LOC143400265 gene encoding olfactory receptor 2V1-like translates to MDQGYVLASLPASPPGERHCQMNKHEAASRGEQAATQSQQQKTLGNTGEPARRKALAVGFGRLTILAMGLGDRTAVPPPSQDNQKHLQTLTDVPCGVKLPLAESWGLQQALLKETRTHQVSDLVNPRQRVRASPLLQRLTLLVQRPYSGLREAQQEAGRGPWNLSSIPGFLLTSLFDESQLHLFLFSLVVLIYILAMAGNTAMVLLIWAETRLHTPMYFLLSQLSFLDIFFTSVTVPKMIVGFLFGWTSISFGGCGAQMFFFMFLGAAECLLLALMAYERYVAICNPLHYLVFMSRLVCLLMVTASWLGGSLNASIQTSLTLQFPYCGSRKISHFFCEVPSLLTLACADTETYEQVLFVTGVVVLLVPITFITTSYALILLAVLRMHSVEGRRKALATCSSHLTVVNLFYGPLVYTYMLPATYHSPGQDDVVSVFYTVLTPMLNPVIYSLRNKEVTGAMKKVIARCGVCRNALRRDRVASRSP, encoded by the exons ATGGATCAAGGATATGTCCTTGCTTCCCTCCCTGCAAGCCCTCCTGGAGAGAGGCACTGTCAGATGAACAAGCacgaggctgcatcaagaggagaaCAGGCTGCAACCCAGTCCCAGCAGCAG AAAACCCTGGGAAACACCGGGGAGCCAGCCAGGAGGAAAGCACTGGCCGTGGGGTTTGGAAGACTGACCATTCTGGCTATGGGGCTCGGGGACCGCACAG CAGTGCCCCCTCCTTCTCAGGACAATCAGAAACACCTTCAGACACTGACTGATGTCCCCTGTGGGGTGAAACTGCCCCTGGCTGAGAGCTGGGGGCTGCAGCAGGCCTTGTTAAAGGAGACTCGGACCCACCAAGTCTCCGATTTGGTGAATCCAAGGCAGAGAGTGAGAGCTTCCCCTCTACTCCAGCGACTGACACTGTTGGTCCAGAGACCATACTCAGGTCTAAG GGAGGCGCAGCAGGAGGCAGGCAGAGGACCCTGGAACCTCTCCTCCATTCCAGGCTTTCTCCTCACCAGCCTTTTTGACGAGAGCCAATTACACCTGTTCCTGTTCAGCCTGGTGGTGCTCATCTACATCCTCGCCATGGCTGGCAACACGGCCATGGTGCTGCTGATCTGGGCTGAGACCCGGCTGCACACGCCCATGTACTTCCTCCTCAGCCAGCTGTCCTTCCTGGACATCTTCTTCACGTCAGTCACTGTCCCCAAGATGATAGTGGGTTTCCTCTTCGGCTGGACAAGCATCTCCTTCGGGGGCTGTGGGGCACAGATGTTTTTCTTCATGTTCCTGGGAGCTGCCGAGTGCCTCCTGCTGGCCCTCATGGCCTACGAacgctatgtggccatctgcaaCCCTCTGCACTACCTGGTGTTCATGAGCCGCCTCGTCTGCCTGCTCATGGTCACAGCCTCCTGGCTGGGGGGGTCCCTCAATGCCTCCATTCAAACCTCACTGACCCTTCAGTTCCCCTACTGTGGCTCTCGGAAGATTTCCCACTTCTTCTGCGAAGTGCCCTCGCTGCTGACGTTGGCCTGTGCAGACACAGAGACCTATGAGCAGGTACTCTTTGTGACTGGTGTGGTAGTCCTCCTGGTGCCCATCACCTTCATCACCACCTCCTATGCCCTCATCCTGTTGGCTGTGCTCCGGATGCACTCCGTGGAGGGACGTCGAAAGGCCCTGGCCACCTGTTCCTCCCACCTGACAGTTGTCAACCTCTTCTATGGACCCCTGGTCTACACCTACATGCTACCTGCAACCTACCACTCTCCTGGCCAGGATGACGTGGTGTCTGTCTTCTATACGGTCCTCACACCCATGCTTAATCCTgtcatctacagcctgaggaacaaggaAGTGACTGGGGCCATGAAGAAGGTCATAGCAAGGTGTGGAGTCTGCAGGAATGCCCTCAGGAGAGACAGGGTGGCAAGTCGGAGCCCTTAG